Proteins from a genomic interval of Cognatishimia sp. WU-CL00825:
- a CDS encoding substrate-binding domain-containing protein — MSQVTRPKTRVKISDVAEALGLSKGTVSRAMNAYPDISESTQLRVKRMAERMGYRPLSHAQAIKTGRVRALGLVLETTEYDGHAPFLTTFLSGVSEEASENGWTLTVATAHSGADMERTLLRLIHEHKADGFILPRTRVRDRRVKILLDQNVPHVLFGRTGYGKNTESSRLSWYDIAGGDAMARAVRHLSELGHKRIGFLGALNEYNYTHLRHDGYLKGLAECGLPYDAKIDVHGIQRSEEADVATKKLLRLPSPPTAIIGATDALALGVYEAAEQFGLSVGTDLSVIGYDGIPQGSYAKPKLSSFRVDSYQAGRRLASLLIRQIRGEDPQELREIASAHFVSGGSDNAPSMNSEQLARRLTE; from the coding sequence ATGTCACAAGTCACAAGGCCAAAAACACGCGTAAAAATCAGCGATGTCGCTGAGGCGTTGGGCTTGTCAAAGGGCACCGTTTCAAGGGCAATGAACGCCTATCCTGATATTTCCGAAAGCACACAGTTGCGTGTCAAACGCATGGCCGAGCGCATGGGATATCGTCCATTGTCCCACGCGCAAGCGATCAAAACCGGTCGTGTGCGCGCTTTGGGTCTGGTTCTCGAAACCACCGAATATGACGGGCACGCGCCCTTTTTAACCACCTTTCTGTCTGGCGTTTCTGAGGAAGCCAGCGAGAACGGCTGGACATTAACCGTCGCCACTGCACACTCTGGCGCAGATATGGAACGCACCCTGTTGCGCCTGATCCACGAGCATAAAGCAGACGGTTTCATTCTGCCGCGGACCCGCGTCAGGGATCGACGCGTCAAGATTCTGCTGGATCAGAATGTACCACATGTCCTGTTTGGTCGCACCGGCTATGGCAAAAACACCGAAAGCTCTAGGCTGTCTTGGTATGACATCGCAGGTGGCGATGCCATGGCCCGTGCGGTGCGGCATTTGTCAGAATTGGGGCACAAGCGCATCGGATTTCTCGGCGCTTTGAACGAATATAACTACACCCACCTGCGCCATGACGGCTACCTCAAAGGGCTCGCGGAATGTGGCCTGCCCTATGATGCCAAAATTGACGTTCATGGCATTCAACGCAGTGAAGAGGCTGATGTTGCAACCAAAAAATTGCTGCGTTTGCCCTCTCCGCCAACGGCCATCATTGGCGCGACAGACGCATTGGCGCTTGGCGTTTATGAGGCTGCAGAACAGTTTGGCCTGTCGGTTGGCACCGACCTATCGGTCATTGGATATGACGGCATTCCACAAGGCAGCTATGCCAAACCAAAGCTCAGCAGCTTTCGAGTGGACAGCTATCAGGCGGGCCGTCGGCTTGCGAGTTTGCTGATCCGGCAAATCCGTGGCGAAGACCCACAAGAACTTCGCGAAATTGCCTCTGCGCATTTCGTAAGCGGGGGCTCTGACAATGCGCCCTCAATGAATTCGGAGCAGCTCGCGCGACGACTGACCGAATAA
- a CDS encoding extracellular solute-binding protein — protein MFTSFKTNARQVLLCSSAALVLASSGAMADSIRFWTTEEQPERLAKQQEMAAQFKAQTGTSVEVIPVTESDLGTRATAAFAAGDLPDVIYHTLQYALPWAEAGILDVDAASDVIEELGEGTFAPGAIAMAAYDGLTAAVPVDGWTQLVVYRKDLFDAEGLAAPSSYANVLAALDKLHNPPSMYGFVAPTKVDENFMSQVLEHVFLANGVSPVDSDGFAPLDVAATTEVLDFYKAIAKASPPGELYWKQSRELYFAGQAAMIIWSPFILDELAGLRDSAPPTINSDPQSRELAGKTGVVTNFAGPSNPGGAAYADVRYFGITTDADTDAAMEFVKFSMDEGYTQTLSIAPEGKFPVRKGTMDDADKFSMAWAELPVGVDRKAPLGELYPQDMINEIVGGLDVAQRWGVTEGQLSLASKINNSQAINRLVREYIDGARDAAATVEALNAELAKVN, from the coding sequence ATGTTCACTTCATTTAAAACCAACGCACGCCAGGTACTGCTTTGCAGTTCGGCTGCCCTTGTTTTGGCATCATCCGGTGCCATGGCTGACAGCATCCGCTTCTGGACCACCGAGGAACAGCCAGAGCGTCTTGCGAAACAGCAAGAAATGGCCGCACAATTTAAGGCACAAACCGGCACATCTGTCGAAGTTATTCCCGTCACCGAGTCTGACCTTGGCACACGTGCTACAGCCGCGTTTGCTGCGGGTGACTTGCCCGATGTGATCTATCACACATTGCAATATGCCCTGCCTTGGGCCGAAGCCGGTATTCTGGATGTTGACGCCGCCTCTGACGTGATCGAAGAGCTTGGCGAAGGCACATTTGCACCGGGCGCAATCGCCATGGCTGCCTATGATGGTCTGACCGCAGCGGTTCCAGTTGATGGCTGGACACAGCTTGTGGTTTACCGCAAAGACCTGTTTGACGCGGAGGGCCTTGCAGCTCCAAGTTCTTATGCCAACGTATTGGCTGCGCTTGATAAACTGCACAACCCACCCAGCATGTATGGCTTTGTCGCCCCCACCAAGGTTGACGAAAACTTCATGTCTCAGGTGCTAGAGCATGTCTTCCTGGCCAACGGCGTTTCCCCTGTGGATTCCGATGGTTTTGCGCCTCTTGATGTTGCAGCAACCACCGAAGTTCTGGACTTCTACAAGGCCATTGCCAAAGCGTCGCCTCCGGGTGAACTGTACTGGAAACAGTCCCGCGAACTCTATTTTGCGGGCCAAGCGGCAATGATCATCTGGTCGCCATTTATTCTGGATGAACTGGCAGGTCTGCGCGATTCCGCTCCGCCCACAATCAACAGCGACCCTCAGTCGCGTGAATTGGCAGGCAAAACCGGTGTTGTGACAAACTTTGCAGGTCCATCAAACCCAGGTGGCGCAGCCTACGCTGACGTACGTTATTTTGGCATCACAACAGATGCTGACACAGACGCGGCGATGGAGTTTGTAAAATTCTCCATGGATGAGGGCTACACCCAAACTCTGTCGATTGCACCCGAGGGTAAATTCCCCGTGCGCAAAGGCACAATGGATGACGCGGATAAATTCTCGATGGCATGGGCAGAATTGCCTGTTGGCGTGGACCGCAAAGCACCACTGGGCGAGCTTTACCCACAAGACATGATCAACGAAATCGTTGGTGGTCTTGATGTGGCGCAACGTTGGGGCGTGACCGAGGGTCAGCTGTCCTTGGCATCCAAAATCAACAACTCGCAGGCAATCAACCGCCTGGTGCGCGAGTATATTGATGGGGCCCGCGACGCGGCTGCAACAGTGGAAGCACTGAACGCAGAACTCGCAAAAGTTAACTAA
- a CDS encoding flavin reductase family protein encodes MNAYAPDMPIAFQPDPENTRLLRDAFGRFATGVTIVTASSDDGPVGITANSFSSVSLEPAMVLWAPAKTSRRFPYFEKTEHYAIHVLGSDQSDLCGSFAKDAFALQHIEHEQNEFGVPIMPNCLARFECKRVAGFDGGDHVIVLGQVLKAEMRDGDALGFYAGKIGQFAQK; translated from the coding sequence ATGAATGCCTATGCCCCAGATATGCCCATAGCTTTCCAGCCTGACCCAGAAAACACCCGCTTGTTGCGGGATGCCTTTGGTCGATTTGCGACCGGCGTTACCATTGTCACTGCGTCCTCTGATGACGGCCCTGTTGGCATTACAGCCAATAGCTTTTCGTCCGTATCACTAGAACCGGCCATGGTGCTTTGGGCTCCGGCCAAGACGTCTCGGCGGTTTCCCTACTTTGAAAAAACAGAGCACTACGCGATTCACGTGTTAGGCTCTGATCAAAGCGATCTTTGTGGCAGCTTTGCAAAAGATGCATTTGCGCTGCAACATATCGAACACGAACAAAATGAATTTGGCGTTCCAATTATGCCAAATTGTCTTGCCCGCTTTGAATGCAAACGCGTCGCGGGCTTTGATGGCGGCGATCACGTCATCGTTTTAGGACAAGTATTAAAGGCCGAGATGCGCGACGGAGACGCATTGGGTTTCTACGCCGGAAAAATCGGCCAATTCGCGCAAAAATAA
- a CDS encoding TRAP transporter small permease, producing the protein MGGLLALITPLSFVNAAVLKLGRGVGCVAVAFMVAAILIQVFCRYVLNNALPWPDEAARFGMLWMTGLMAPTAFRRGGFVAIETVPDLLPKRVGDILSLILLTLSLVVLVMAVTIGYKEVTGFGGRFATASLYLPTSISFDEWYRIPRSWMMMSLFIGVILLISVNIELILRSIVGLLGGRDRLPTIDDADIGGAE; encoded by the coding sequence ATGGGCGGATTGCTGGCGTTGATTACGCCTCTGAGTTTTGTAAACGCTGCGGTGCTCAAACTAGGCCGCGGCGTTGGCTGTGTGGCAGTAGCCTTTATGGTCGCCGCCATTTTGATACAGGTCTTTTGCCGATATGTGCTGAACAACGCCTTGCCTTGGCCTGACGAAGCGGCGCGCTTTGGCATGTTATGGATGACGGGTCTTATGGCCCCCACAGCCTTTCGCCGGGGTGGATTTGTCGCAATCGAAACGGTCCCAGATCTGTTGCCCAAACGCGTTGGCGATATCCTCAGCCTAATCCTGTTGACGCTCTCCCTTGTTGTTTTGGTCATGGCTGTCACCATTGGCTACAAAGAAGTCACGGGCTTTGGCGGACGCTTTGCCACTGCTTCGCTTTATTTGCCAACTTCTATTTCTTTTGACGAATGGTACCGCATTCCACGCAGTTGGATGATGATGTCGCTGTTTATCGGTGTCATCTTGCTCATTTCTGTAAATATCGAACTTATTTTGCGCAGCATCGTCGGATTGCTGGGTGGTCGCGACCGCCTGCCGACAATTGATGATGCTGACATCGGAGGCGCTGAATAA
- a CDS encoding tetratricopeptide repeat protein, producing the protein MRAIAFGLALLATPVMAEIEHARDLMEEGKFQQAYAELWPAARSGNADAEELIGVMYAMGLGVDRDDQRAFEWYLRSSLKGHPGAQSGIGWYYEVGRGMPAPDLVRAYMWYTLSAIGGDPDAAISLEEVVKKMTSEEIEKAHILVEDYKVWMYPFR; encoded by the coding sequence ATGCGCGCGATAGCCTTTGGATTGGCCTTGTTGGCGACGCCGGTGATGGCGGAAATTGAACATGCTCGTGACCTTATGGAAGAGGGTAAGTTTCAGCAAGCTTACGCGGAGTTGTGGCCTGCAGCCCGGTCTGGGAATGCGGATGCCGAAGAGCTGATTGGCGTGATGTATGCGATGGGGCTGGGTGTGGATCGTGACGATCAGCGGGCGTTTGAATGGTATCTGCGCAGTTCGCTTAAGGGGCATCCGGGCGCGCAATCTGGCATTGGGTGGTATTACGAGGTTGGGCGCGGCATGCCAGCGCCGGACTTGGTAAGGGCCTATATGTGGTACACATTGTCGGCCATTGGCGGCGACCCTGATGCGGCGATCAGTCTGGAAGAGGTCGTCAAGAAAATGACGTCTGAAGAGATCGAAAAAGCGCATATTTTGGTCGAGGACTATAAGGTTTGGATGTATCCGTTTCGGTGA
- a CDS encoding carbohydrate ABC transporter permease, whose translation MSILRIGQVTAPIIGALWSFVVAVTVAIAMSFSTGAEFAPSGLGALIVGAILGMLVIYLPNRSLVAAVTLAVMILCALIGYGPIRVGENVSTIANVVGVLIFTGGFAPALVAMLPEVHQGELTRHEFEDAVIKFLTGFGYVFFTAIVVIPFYVMVMTSLKSQQALLQNPLDFSLDWEKGLGLFRSYSELFADFGFGSYLWTSFYVSVLTVFITLAFSIPGAYAVARLRFQGQKAFSRSILLIYMVPMIVLALPIYIAFSMIGLRNSILGIVMIYPVTTIPVALYMLQGYFRGLPAEVEEAGLMDGLGRLAVIWKITLPLSLPALASVSLYVFMIAWNEFLLAFMLLDDPSKFTLTRGVTMLNSSEIPRQHLMAGAVIATVPVMALFLGLERFMTKGLTAGSVKG comes from the coding sequence ATGAGCATTCTTCGTATCGGACAGGTCACGGCCCCCATTATTGGTGCGCTTTGGTCCTTTGTTGTTGCTGTCACCGTGGCCATCGCCATGTCGTTTTCAACTGGTGCTGAATTTGCGCCAAGCGGGCTTGGTGCACTGATTGTGGGCGCAATCTTGGGCATGCTGGTGATCTACCTGCCAAACCGCAGTCTCGTGGCGGCCGTCACCTTGGCTGTGATGATCCTTTGTGCGCTGATCGGCTATGGCCCAATCCGTGTGGGTGAAAACGTCAGCACAATCGCCAATGTGGTCGGCGTGCTGATCTTCACCGGTGGTTTTGCCCCGGCATTGGTTGCCATGTTGCCAGAAGTGCATCAGGGCGAGCTAACCCGCCACGAATTTGAAGACGCTGTGATCAAATTTCTTACCGGTTTTGGCTATGTGTTTTTCACCGCCATCGTGGTGATCCCTTTCTATGTGATGGTCATGACCAGCTTGAAATCTCAGCAAGCTTTGTTGCAAAACCCGCTTGATTTCTCGCTTGATTGGGAAAAAGGCCTCGGCCTCTTCCGCAGCTATTCCGAACTGTTTGCCGACTTTGGCTTTGGGTCCTATCTCTGGACATCCTTCTATGTTTCGGTGCTGACCGTCTTTATCACATTGGCCTTTTCCATCCCCGGAGCCTATGCGGTCGCCCGCCTGCGCTTTCAGGGTCAAAAGGCCTTCAGCCGCTCGATCTTGTTGATCTACATGGTGCCAATGATCGTTCTCGCCCTGCCAATCTATATCGCCTTTTCGATGATTGGCCTGCGCAACTCGATCCTTGGCATTGTGATGATCTATCCGGTCACCACCATCCCCGTGGCGCTTTATATGCTTCAAGGTTACTTCCGCGGCCTTCCCGCCGAAGTCGAAGAAGCCGGCCTTATGGATGGTCTTGGGCGTCTCGCTGTGATCTGGAAAATCACTCTGCCCCTCAGCCTCCCGGCTTTGGCCTCGGTGTCGCTCTATGTCTTTATGATCGCTTGGAACGAATTCCTTTTGGCCTTCATGCTGCTGGATGACCCGTCAAAGTTCACCCTGACAAGAGGTGTCACAATGCTCAACTCCTCGGAAATTCCGCGACAACATCTCATGGCTGGTGCCGTTATCGCCACTGTCCCTGTGATGGCGCTGTTCCTTGGGCTCGAAAGGTTCATGACCAAAGGCCTCACAGCTGGCTCGGTCAAAGGATAA
- a CDS encoding cytochrome c peroxidase, translated as MATPALAGELPAPLTAADFIDFDMKQAALGRDLFYDKILSGNRNISCATCHHPDFGTGDGLSLGIGEGGVGLGTDRTAGTGETRIKKRIPRNAPPLWNLGAKELHTLFHDGRLSISDDFENGFNSPAEEWLPTGFNSLLAAQAVFPLVAQFEMAGNPGENQVAGAAHDRIDAPWPIIAKAVRTKGDYGTRFVAAFDHIQDPDQVTIVEIANALAAFQAIEWRSIDSPFDQFLAGDTAALTDTQQRGMQLFYGKANCSTCHSGKLLSDQKFHALALPAFGPGRTRRFDPMVRDVGRMGESDDLDDAYRFRTPMLRNVALTAPYGHNGAFATLESMVRHHLNPQQSRQSWQPADAHLPKAEWLAAIDFTVRSDRFEMARQAAKIDIKSVVLSDQDISDIVQFLHALTGTGLKTPIFGVPEGFEP; from the coding sequence ATGGCCACACCAGCCTTGGCGGGCGAACTCCCTGCCCCATTGACCGCTGCTGATTTCATTGATTTTGATATGAAACAGGCGGCCTTAGGGCGTGACCTATTCTACGACAAAATCCTGTCAGGCAACAGAAATATTAGCTGTGCGACCTGTCATCATCCCGATTTTGGCACCGGCGATGGATTGTCTCTTGGCATCGGCGAAGGCGGTGTTGGATTGGGCACAGATCGCACCGCAGGCACGGGTGAAACGCGTATCAAAAAACGCATCCCACGCAATGCACCGCCACTTTGGAATCTCGGGGCCAAAGAGCTGCACACGCTGTTCCATGACGGGCGACTCAGCATCTCTGATGATTTTGAAAACGGATTCAATTCCCCGGCCGAGGAATGGCTGCCCACCGGTTTTAACTCACTGCTCGCAGCCCAAGCGGTTTTTCCACTGGTCGCGCAATTTGAAATGGCTGGCAATCCCGGCGAAAACCAAGTGGCTGGCGCGGCCCATGACCGTATAGATGCCCCTTGGCCTATCATCGCCAAAGCCGTGCGCACCAAAGGCGATTATGGCACACGTTTTGTCGCGGCTTTCGACCACATCCAAGACCCAGATCAAGTCACCATCGTAGAAATCGCCAACGCACTCGCTGCCTTTCAGGCCATCGAATGGCGCAGCATCGATAGCCCATTTGACCAATTTCTTGCCGGTGACACCGCGGCCTTAACAGACACCCAACAACGCGGCATGCAGCTCTTCTATGGCAAGGCAAATTGCAGCACTTGCCATTCAGGCAAGCTGCTCAGCGATCAAAAGTTTCACGCCCTTGCCCTGCCCGCCTTTGGCCCTGGCCGTACCCGTCGCTTTGATCCAATGGTGCGCGATGTGGGCCGTATGGGCGAAAGCGATGATCTGGACGATGCATACCGCTTTCGCACGCCGATGCTGCGCAATGTGGCTTTGACAGCGCCCTATGGCCACAATGGTGCATTTGCGACCCTCGAAAGCATGGTGCGTCACCACTTAAACCCACAGCAATCCCGCCAATCTTGGCAGCCCGCAGATGCCCATTTGCCCAAGGCCGAATGGCTTGCGGCAATTGATTTCACCGTACGGTCAGACAGATTTGAAATGGCGCGCCAAGCGGCAAAAATCGACATCAAATCCGTGGTGCTGTCCGATCAGGATATCTCTGACATAGTCCAGTTTTTACACGCGCTCACCGGAACTGGCCTTAAAACACCAATTTTTGGTGTTCCCGAGGGTTTTGAGCCGTAA
- a CDS encoding sugar ABC transporter permease: protein MSMSSPPTGRGALAKGEARLAWSLLAPTIAIITLVVVLPLLSIFWISFKPVKLADLRPAQVVVKESLRTRGDIPQLDYRIRNSSRDNIIANAGFSDTLPDSVTLLGELPPQCQLTGRDINCDFGDLEGGFSERYRIDVSIAGDMDTAEEALEGSEPKAFGKADHILTNSKFSLENFVRVFDGDEFMNVLWVTLFYTVVGTIGALVVGLFAALLLNKSFKGQGLLRGLYLFPYVAPVIAVAFTWVTLFDPFSGSANALLIQMGVSEGAINFFGERPLALITVTVFEIWRYFPLSFLFILARMQSIDTDMYEAADMDGASPFQKFWYLSMPQLLGILSVLFLLRFIWTFNKFDDIFLLTGGNAGTRTLTVNVYEQAFAISNIGAGAAVAVVIFCCLLTFSFFFFRYISQEEGL from the coding sequence ATGTCTATGTCATCCCCGCCGACAGGCAGAGGGGCATTGGCAAAGGGTGAGGCACGATTGGCTTGGAGCCTCTTGGCGCCCACAATCGCAATCATCACCCTTGTCGTCGTCCTACCACTGCTTTCGATTTTCTGGATCAGTTTCAAACCCGTCAAACTGGCTGACCTGCGCCCTGCGCAAGTTGTGGTCAAAGAAAGCCTTCGTACACGTGGGGATATCCCCCAACTTGATTATCGCATTCGTAATTCCAGCCGCGACAATATCATTGCCAATGCTGGCTTCAGCGATACCTTACCTGATAGCGTCACACTGCTGGGCGAACTGCCGCCTCAGTGTCAATTGACCGGACGCGACATCAACTGTGATTTTGGTGATCTTGAAGGAGGTTTCAGCGAACGCTATCGCATAGATGTTTCCATTGCTGGAGACATGGACACTGCCGAAGAAGCCCTTGAGGGCTCAGAACCCAAGGCCTTTGGCAAAGCCGATCACATCCTGACCAACTCCAAGTTTTCACTAGAAAACTTTGTCCGTGTGTTTGACGGTGACGAGTTCATGAATGTGCTTTGGGTCACGCTGTTTTATACGGTTGTTGGCACCATTGGCGCATTGGTTGTTGGTCTGTTTGCTGCCCTGTTGTTGAACAAAAGCTTCAAGGGCCAGGGTCTGTTGCGCGGTCTATATCTTTTCCCATATGTCGCCCCGGTTATTGCGGTGGCCTTCACTTGGGTGACATTGTTTGACCCTTTCTCTGGCTCGGCAAACGCTTTGCTGATCCAAATGGGTGTCAGCGAAGGTGCGATCAACTTTTTTGGCGAACGGCCCTTGGCTTTGATCACGGTTACCGTGTTTGAGATCTGGCGCTATTTCCCACTGTCGTTCCTGTTCATTCTGGCGCGTATGCAGTCGATTGATACCGACATGTACGAAGCCGCCGATATGGACGGTGCCAGCCCGTTTCAGAAATTCTGGTATCTCAGCATGCCTCAGTTGTTGGGCATTCTGTCAGTGCTGTTCCTGCTGCGCTTCATCTGGACCTTCAACAAGTTTGACGACATCTTTTTGCTGACCGGTGGTAACGCAGGCACCCGAACCCTAACCGTTAACGTTTATGAACAAGCCTTTGCGATCAGTAACATCGGTGCAGGCGCAGCCGTCGCCGTGGTCATCTTCTGCTGCTTGCTGACCTTTAGCTTCTTCTTCTTCCGTTACATCAGCCAGGAGGAAGGACTATGA
- a CDS encoding TRAP transporter large permease: protein MLIWFLPVFLIFLMVGLPVFFGLLAAPGILLWLNGQEKDITLLYRNVYNGMDSFPLMAIPFFMLAGELMNKGGITIRLVEFSQALMGHLRGGLAQVNILSSILFAGLSGSAVADTSALGSMLIPAMEKQGYTRKFAAAITAASSVIGPIIPPSGIMIIYAYVMGESVAALFLAGIVPGILVGVGLMVMVRVTADRYDLPPAQRVVLTGIELGPVEYWFSFALVRLNIGLLLAQFVPLGPEATSTAKWLAFGGGVLATHGLMLGLRRVVSHDFRMVCKRAVVPLQTPVLILGGILVGVFTPTEAAAVAVAYALIVAFGILRTMKLSDLPDVLIRAGITSSVVLLLVGAAMAFKTVVSLSHAPETLAAYILSLSDNPLILLFLINLLLFVVGMFLDAGPAIIILGPILGPIFIDLGVDSIHFAIIMSVNLTVGLATPPMGLVLFVAAAVSQEKVETIAKAILPFLAVEIAVIFLITYVPAISMTIPRLTGFAN, encoded by the coding sequence ATGCTGATCTGGTTCTTACCCGTCTTTCTGATTTTCCTCATGGTTGGCCTGCCGGTGTTCTTTGGCCTGCTTGCGGCACCCGGTATTTTGCTATGGCTAAATGGTCAGGAAAAAGACATCACGCTGCTTTATCGCAACGTTTACAACGGCATGGACAGCTTTCCGCTGATGGCAATTCCGTTTTTCATGCTTGCAGGCGAGCTGATGAACAAAGGTGGCATCACCATTCGTTTGGTCGAATTCTCCCAAGCTTTGATGGGGCATCTGCGTGGTGGTCTGGCGCAGGTGAATATTCTGTCATCCATCCTGTTTGCGGGCCTGTCAGGCTCTGCTGTGGCGGACACATCGGCCCTGGGATCAATGTTAATCCCAGCCATGGAAAAACAAGGCTATACTCGTAAATTCGCCGCTGCAATCACGGCGGCTAGCTCTGTTATTGGCCCGATCATCCCGCCTTCGGGCATTATGATCATCTATGCTTATGTCATGGGCGAAAGCGTCGCCGCGCTGTTCCTTGCAGGCATTGTACCAGGCATCTTGGTGGGCGTTGGTCTGATGGTGATGGTCCGAGTGACAGCAGATCGTTATGATCTTCCTCCAGCCCAACGCGTCGTCCTGACAGGCATCGAACTTGGCCCCGTAGAATATTGGTTCTCCTTTGCTCTGGTACGCCTGAACATCGGCCTGTTGTTGGCGCAATTTGTGCCACTTGGCCCCGAGGCCACCTCCACTGCAAAATGGTTGGCCTTTGGTGGTGGTGTTCTGGCAACCCATGGCCTAATGCTCGGACTGCGCCGTGTTGTCAGTCATGATTTCCGCATGGTCTGCAAACGCGCCGTGGTTCCGCTGCAAACGCCGGTGTTGATCCTGGGTGGCATCTTGGTGGGTGTTTTCACCCCAACCGAAGCCGCAGCCGTCGCCGTTGCCTACGCGTTGATCGTGGCCTTTGGCATCCTGCGCACCATGAAACTCAGCGACCTGCCTGATGTTTTGATCCGTGCAGGCATCACATCCTCTGTGGTGTTGTTGCTGGTGGGGGCCGCAATGGCCTTCAAAACCGTTGTCAGCCTCAGCCACGCACCGGAAACGCTGGCGGCCTATATCCTAAGCCTCAGCGACAACCCCTTGATCCTGCTCTTTCTGATCAATCTGTTGTTGTTTGTGGTGGGGATGTTCCTAGACGCTGGCCCTGCGATCATCATTCTTGGCCCAATCCTTGGCCCAATTTTTATCGACCTAGGGGTTGATTCAATTCACTTCGCCATCATCATGAGTGTGAACCTGACCGTTGGTCTGGCCACACCACCCATGGGGTTGGTCTTATTTGTAGCCGCCGCAGTCTCGCAAGAAAAAGTAGAGACTATCGCCAAGGCCATCCTGCCGTTCCTGGCTGTGGAAATAGCTGTGATTTTCCTGATCACCTATGTCCCAGCCATTAGCATGACGATCCCGCGCTTAACGGGTTTCGCGAATTAA
- the dctP gene encoding TRAP transporter substrate-binding protein DctP — translation MLKNTIKSLSVAALLAASAVTASAADYTIRATANSNENDEDYDGLVVFKNYVEAASNGAIEVELFIGTQLCSNGAECLQGVAEGQVDVYISTSGGASGIFPYVQVLDLPYLMADDRIAEHVLSGDFTRTLRDMALEDSGNAIRLMTVGNTGGWRNFANTKRRVANPSDMDGLKIRTVVADLPQELVKALGASPTPIPWPELFTSFQTGVVEGSKNGITDIMGMKFPDAGLQYVTLDGHAYMGALWWMNNEKFMGMDEGMRRVIVDGFYALQQATFASPKRKSIKAYEDFVAGGGDLYVPTPDQKAAFKTAATPVYDWFKSNVTRGDEIFTALTDAVAAAEADVNASRAADLN, via the coding sequence ATGCTCAAGAACACAATCAAATCACTCTCGGTTGCCGCGCTTCTTGCCGCATCCGCAGTGACAGCATCGGCTGCGGACTATACCATCCGGGCCACTGCGAACTCTAATGAAAACGACGAAGACTATGACGGTCTGGTTGTCTTCAAAAACTACGTTGAAGCGGCCTCCAATGGCGCGATCGAAGTAGAATTGTTCATTGGCACACAGCTTTGTTCAAACGGCGCAGAGTGTCTGCAGGGCGTGGCCGAAGGCCAGGTTGATGTTTACATCTCCACTTCTGGCGGCGCGTCCGGCATCTTCCCATATGTTCAGGTTCTTGACCTGCCATATCTGATGGCTGACGACCGCATCGCAGAGCACGTTCTGTCTGGCGACTTTACACGCACATTGCGTGACATGGCGCTGGAAGATTCCGGCAATGCAATCCGTCTGATGACAGTTGGTAACACCGGCGGCTGGCGCAATTTCGCCAACACCAAGCGTCGCGTTGCAAACCCATCTGACATGGATGGCCTGAAAATCCGGACAGTTGTCGCAGACCTTCCACAGGAATTGGTGAAAGCCCTAGGCGCGTCCCCAACTCCGATCCCATGGCCTGAACTGTTCACATCGTTCCAAACGGGCGTTGTTGAAGGCTCTAAAAACGGCATCACCGACATCATGGGCATGAAATTCCCAGATGCAGGTCTGCAGTACGTTACGCTGGATGGCCACGCCTACATGGGTGCCCTTTGGTGGATGAACAACGAAAAGTTCATGGGTATGGACGAAGGCATGCGCCGTGTCATCGTTGACGGCTTCTATGCTCTGCAACAGGCGACTTTCGCCTCTCCAAAGCGTAAGTCCATCAAAGCATACGAAGATTTCGTAGCAGGTGGTGGGGACCTTTATGTTCCAACCCCAGATCAGAAAGCTGCTTTCAAAACAGCCGCGACCCCTGTTTATGACTGGTTCAAATCCAACGTAACACGTGGCGATGAAATCTTTACCGCTCTGACAGACGCTGTTGCCGCAGCCGAAGCAGACGTGAATGCATCACGCGCAGCTGACCTGAACTAA